The Thermanaerothrix sp. genome has a window encoding:
- the bioB gene encoding biotin synthase BioB, with protein sequence MRLALNLARRVLGGGSLSPEEGLSLFSAPLDELMEGSSMIRQALVPPGVELCAICSVHTGSCSEDCGFCAQSSRGPLGAEVLGGEMEDQDVLVMAQRAASFGVSRFSLVSSGFKAPERVLRMAVRLAPAVRSMGLSPCVSLGFLSRDELKALKDAGVERIHCNLETSPAFFPSICSTHRWSMKLEFIREASAMGFEVCSGGIMGMGESLEDLVSLGLWSFNAGAASFPLNILSPIKGTPLEGRPPVKGEDFLRFACVLRYLMPFSRIRIAGGRPIIRPFDRAALSGPVDSLMTGDFLTTHGMSFEEDLRMLDELGLRPLGKVL encoded by the coding sequence ATGAGATTGGCGCTTAACCTTGCCCGCAGGGTTCTGGGCGGCGGGAGCCTTTCCCCGGAGGAGGGGCTCTCGCTCTTCAGCGCCCCCCTGGATGAGCTGATGGAGGGCAGCTCCATGATAAGACAGGCCCTGGTGCCCCCGGGGGTTGAGCTCTGCGCCATATGCTCGGTGCACACCGGTTCCTGCTCGGAGGACTGCGGGTTCTGCGCCCAGTCCTCCAGGGGCCCCCTGGGGGCGGAGGTCCTAGGCGGGGAGATGGAGGACCAGGACGTCCTTGTCATGGCCCAACGGGCCGCTTCCTTCGGCGTGAGCCGCTTCTCACTGGTGTCCTCGGGCTTCAAGGCCCCGGAGCGGGTCTTAAGGATGGCGGTGCGGCTGGCCCCCGCCGTTCGCTCCATGGGGCTTTCCCCATGCGTCTCCCTGGGGTTCCTCTCCAGGGATGAGCTCAAGGCCCTCAAGGACGCGGGGGTGGAGAGGATCCACTGCAACCTTGAAACTTCCCCGGCCTTCTTCCCCTCCATATGCTCAACCCACCGTTGGTCCATGAAGCTTGAGTTCATAAGGGAGGCCTCCGCCATGGGGTTTGAGGTCTGCTCCGGCGGCATCATGGGCATGGGGGAGTCCCTGGAGGACCTGGTGAGCCTTGGGCTTTGGAGCTTTAACGCGGGGGCGGCGTCGTTTCCCCTTAACATACTGTCCCCCATAAAGGGCACCCCCCTGGAGGGCCGTCCTCCGGTCAAGGGGGAGGACTTCCTGCGGTTCGCCTGCGTCTTAAGGTACCTTATGCCCTTTAGCAGGATAAGGATAGCGGGGGGCAGGCCCATCATAAGGCCCTTCGACCGGGCCGCCCTGTCGGGGCCGGTGGACTCCCTCATGACCGGGGATTTCCTCACGACCCACGGCATGTCCTTCGAGGAGGACTTACGGATGTTGGATGAGCTGGGCTTAAGGCCCCTGGGTAAGGTCCTATGA
- a CDS encoding biotin transporter BioY produces MSPLNVLSGSKSHGATRSWVMAGLFAALTAVGAFIRIPIPYVPFTLQFFFCALSGILLGARWGFVSQVIYVLMGLSGLPVFTAGGGPSYVFQPTFGYLMGFCAGAYATGFLWERWGRRAGTFMWAYLSALTGLSVIYLMGVPYLWMIMDLYLGKAKGWGWAVKAGFLVPIGGDLVLCCLIAMVALRTRKLNWSFLG; encoded by the coding sequence GTGTCGCCTTTGAACGTTTTAAGCGGTTCCAAAAGCCATGGGGCCACGAGGAGTTGGGTTATGGCGGGCCTTTTCGCCGCCCTCACGGCGGTGGGGGCCTTCATAAGGATCCCCATACCCTACGTGCCCTTCACCCTGCAGTTCTTCTTCTGCGCCCTTTCGGGCATCCTGTTGGGGGCCCGATGGGGTTTCGTATCCCAGGTCATCTACGTCCTCATGGGCTTGTCTGGGCTTCCGGTGTTCACCGCCGGCGGCGGCCCGTCCTACGTCTTCCAGCCCACCTTCGGCTATCTCATGGGCTTTTGCGCCGGCGCTTACGCCACCGGGTTCCTCTGGGAGAGATGGGGCCGCAGGGCCGGCACCTTTATGTGGGCGTACCTCTCCGCCCTGACGGGCCTTTCGGTGATATACCTGATGGGGGTCCCGTACCTTTGGATGATAATGGACCTTTACCTTGGCAAGGCCAAGGGCTGGGGATGGGCGGTGAAGGCGGGCTTCCTGGTCCCAATCGGCGGAGACCTGGTGCTGTGCTGCCTCATAGCCATGGTGGCTTTGAGGACAAGAAAGCTCAACTGGAGCTTCCTTGGATGA